From the genome of Tistrella bauzanensis, one region includes:
- a CDS encoding ABC transporter substrate-binding protein, whose amino-acid sequence MKAMIDKRRTRRETLLAGARSVAGALALVAALSGLSTAVTPAMAADTAVIGYSGPLSGGAALYGRNVQRGMQMAIDDVNKAGGMDIKGEKVMLELASLDDRYLPNETAVNAQRLVYQNGARIVFIPHSGGILAAQGFNTRGPQSFIIGAYTSEPAILNQKNPLQMMIPPRYNALFEPYAKAAMERSGKRLGMIPGTHAYAKEWTKGFSAKWKELGGEVLTDNAVDYRTTTDFSSAVAKALSEKPDVLFIGGPSQPTALIVQAAREQGFKGGFVIMDQAKPEEMDNIVPIEMMNGLVGNLPLEYYPSKNAPAFIKKYQDTFGANEEAVAEIGLPYTAIMVFVRAMELAGTTEDPQAIMARLAEASATLPPERNPYELTGVDDDNNMASSFQMTVVENGKYVPLPFK is encoded by the coding sequence ATGAAGGCGATGATCGACAAACGGCGCACGCGCCGCGAGACGCTGCTGGCCGGCGCCCGGTCGGTGGCGGGGGCACTGGCGCTGGTGGCGGCGCTGTCCGGTCTGTCGACCGCGGTGACGCCGGCCATGGCGGCCGACACCGCGGTGATCGGCTATTCCGGCCCGCTGTCGGGCGGGGCGGCGCTGTATGGCCGCAATGTCCAGCGCGGCATGCAGATGGCGATCGACGATGTCAACAAGGCCGGCGGCATGGACATCAAGGGCGAGAAGGTGATGCTGGAGCTGGCATCGCTGGACGACCGCTATCTGCCCAACGAAACCGCCGTGAACGCGCAGCGCCTGGTCTATCAGAACGGCGCGCGGATCGTGTTCATTCCCCATAGCGGCGGTATTCTGGCGGCGCAGGGGTTCAACACCAGGGGGCCGCAGAGCTTCATCATCGGCGCCTATACCAGCGAGCCGGCGATTCTGAACCAGAAGAACCCGCTACAGATGATGATCCCGCCGCGCTACAACGCGCTGTTCGAGCCCTATGCGAAGGCTGCGATGGAACGGTCGGGCAAGCGGTTGGGCATGATCCCCGGCACCCATGCCTATGCCAAGGAATGGACCAAGGGCTTCAGCGCCAAGTGGAAGGAACTGGGCGGCGAGGTGCTGACCGATAACGCGGTCGATTACCGCACCACCACCGACTTCTCCAGCGCCGTCGCCAAGGCGCTGTCGGAGAAGCCCGACGTGCTGTTCATCGGCGGCCCGTCGCAGCCGACCGCGCTGATCGTGCAGGCGGCGCGCGAGCAGGGCTTCAAGGGCGGCTTCGTGATCATGGATCAGGCCAAGCCCGAGGAAATGGACAATATCGTCCCGATCGAGATGATGAACGGTCTGGTCGGTAACCTGCCGCTGGAATACTACCCAAGCAAGAACGCTCCGGCCTTCATCAAGAAGTATCAGGACACGTTCGGCGCGAACGAAGAGGCCGTGGCCGAGATCGGCCTGCCCTATACAGCGATCATGGTGTTCGTGCGCGCCATGGAACTGGCCGGCACCACCGAAGATCCCCAGGCGATCATGGCCAGGCTGGCGGAAGCCTCGGCAACCCTGCCGCCCGAGCGCAACCCTTACGAGCTGACCGGGGTCGACGACGACAACAACATGGCCAGCAGCTTTCAGATGACCGTGGTCGAGAACGGCAAATACGTGCCGTTGCCGTTCAAGTAA
- a CDS encoding NAD(P)-dependent oxidoreductase → MDVGFVGLGLMGRAMARNTVAAGHHVRAWNRSPVMASAREGVVMVPEASAAFEADVVFTMLADDAAIRAVLLDEPVLELARPGAVHVVTSTLSLDMIEELRAHHEAVGLRFVAAPVFGRPDVAEAGQLAIMAAGDPAAIAIVAPLFDVIGRQYWVMGDDPRQAGIAKIAGNMMIAMAIEAMAEAAALTAAHGLDPAVFLELMQQTQFGGSRAYQGYGDKITREAFEPGFRMDLGLKDLRLATAAAEAVGARLPQLAAVHDQMSGAVAAGMGDRDWSAVAAYTRNPG, encoded by the coding sequence ATGGATGTGGGATTTGTCGGACTGGGCCTGATGGGCCGCGCCATGGCGCGGAATACGGTGGCGGCGGGGCATCATGTGCGGGCCTGGAACCGGTCGCCGGTGATGGCATCGGCGCGCGAGGGTGTGGTGATGGTGCCCGAGGCGTCGGCCGCCTTCGAGGCGGATGTGGTGTTCACCATGCTGGCCGACGACGCGGCGATCCGCGCCGTGCTGCTCGACGAGCCGGTCCTGGAACTGGCGCGGCCGGGGGCCGTGCATGTGGTGACCTCGACCCTGTCGCTCGACATGATCGAGGAGCTGCGCGCCCATCACGAGGCGGTGGGGCTGCGCTTCGTGGCGGCGCCGGTCTTTGGCCGCCCCGACGTTGCCGAGGCCGGACAACTGGCGATCATGGCCGCCGGCGACCCGGCGGCGATCGCGATCGTGGCACCGTTGTTCGACGTCATCGGCCGGCAATACTGGGTGATGGGCGATGATCCGCGCCAGGCCGGCATCGCCAAGATCGCCGGCAACATGATGATCGCCATGGCGATCGAGGCGATGGCCGAGGCGGCGGCGCTGACCGCGGCGCACGGGCTGGATCCGGCAGTGTTCCTGGAGCTGATGCAGCAGACCCAGTTCGGCGGCAGCCGCGCCTATCAGGGCTATGGCGACAAGATCACGCGTGAGGCGTTCGAGCCCGGCTTCCGGATGGATCTGGGCCTGAAGGATCTGCGGCTGGCCACTGCCGCCGCCGAGGCCGTGGGCGCGCGCCTGCCGCAACTGGCAGCCGTGCATGACCAGATGTCGGGCGCGGTGGCGGCCGGCATGGGCGATCGCGACTGGTCGGCAGTGGCCGCCTATACGCGCAACCCCGGCTGA
- a CDS encoding heme ABC transporter permease — protein MHRYANPTLFGRIIDRVRGPATLAGLALIAVGLYLGLFVAPPDYQQGESFRIMYVHVPAAWMSMFAYAGLAVSSAVYLIWRHGVADVAAKAIAPAGAAFTAIALVSGALWGQPMWGTWWVWDARLTSVLLLFFLYLGYMVLRDAFDSPERGARAAGILAVVGVVNLPIIKFSVDWWNTLHQPATISKLDAPSIHPSMLWPLLLMALGFTLLFVGIVCLRARAELLERRARTIEMQAALGGE, from the coding sequence ATGCACCGCTATGCCAACCCAACCCTTTTCGGCCGCATCATCGACCGGGTGCGCGGGCCCGCGACCCTGGCCGGGCTGGCGCTGATCGCGGTCGGCCTGTATCTTGGCCTGTTCGTGGCGCCGCCCGACTACCAGCAGGGCGAAAGCTTCCGGATCATGTATGTGCATGTGCCGGCAGCCTGGATGTCGATGTTCGCCTATGCGGGGCTGGCGGTGTCCAGCGCCGTCTATCTGATCTGGCGCCATGGCGTCGCCGATGTGGCGGCCAAGGCGATCGCGCCGGCGGGGGCCGCTTTCACCGCCATCGCCCTGGTCAGCGGCGCGCTGTGGGGGCAGCCGATGTGGGGCACCTGGTGGGTGTGGGACGCGCGCCTGACATCGGTGCTGCTGCTGTTCTTCCTGTATCTGGGCTATATGGTGCTGCGCGATGCCTTCGACAGCCCCGAGCGCGGCGCCAGGGCGGCCGGCATCCTGGCGGTGGTGGGCGTGGTCAACCTGCCGATCATCAAGTTTTCCGTCGACTGGTGGAACACGCTGCACCAGCCGGCGACGATCTCGAAGCTCGACGCGCCGTCGATCCATCCCAGCATGCTGTGGCCGTTGCTGCTGATGGCGCTGGGCTTCACGCTGCTGTTCGTTGGCATCGTCTGCCTGCGGGCGCGGGCCGAACTGCTGGAACGACGGGCGCGCACGATCGAAATGCAGGCGGCGCTGGGCGGCGAGTGA
- the queF gene encoding preQ(1) synthase: MSDQPGTPSIYSNLSQLGQAAALPTGPDQAVLERVANPHPGTRYLVRFACPEFTSLCPITGQPDFAHLVIDYVPADWLVESKSLKLYLGSFRNHGDFHEACTVGIGKRLVDLLAPEWLRIGGYWYPRGGIPIDVFWATGPVPADLWIPDQGVAAYRGRG; encoded by the coding sequence ATGAGCGACCAGCCCGGCACACCCTCGATCTATAGCAACCTGTCCCAGTTGGGACAGGCGGCAGCACTGCCGACCGGCCCCGATCAGGCGGTGCTGGAGCGGGTGGCCAATCCGCATCCCGGCACGCGCTATCTGGTGCGTTTCGCTTGCCCGGAATTCACCTCGCTGTGCCCGATCACCGGCCAGCCCGATTTCGCCCATCTGGTCATCGACTATGTGCCGGCCGACTGGCTGGTGGAAAGCAAGTCGCTGAAGCTCTATCTGGGCAGCTTCCGCAACCATGGCGATTTCCACGAGGCCTGCACGGTCGGCATCGGCAAACGGCTGGTCGATCTGCTGGCACCGGAATGGCTGCGCATCGGCGGCTACTGGTATCCGCGCGGCGGCATCCCGATCGACGTGTTCTGGGCCACCGGCCCGGTGCCGGCCGATCTGTGGATCCCCGACCAGGGCGTTGCCGCCTATCGCGGGCGCGGCTGA
- the ccmD gene encoding heme exporter protein CcmD — translation MNDLDTFFAMGGYAAFVWPSFGFALVVLAGLWLHSRAAVRRAEARLARLEALGLGRGRRRRARAGAPSPTAHERRPHDDGAADDVARA, via the coding sequence GTGAACGACCTCGACACCTTCTTCGCCATGGGCGGCTATGCCGCCTTTGTCTGGCCATCCTTCGGCTTTGCGCTGGTGGTGCTGGCGGGGCTGTGGCTGCACAGTCGCGCGGCCGTCCGGCGCGCCGAGGCGCGGCTGGCGCGGCTGGAGGCGCTGGGCCTTGGCCGTGGCCGACGGCGTCGCGCGCGGGCCGGCGCGCCCTCGCCCACGGCGCATGAGCGCCGCCCCCATGACGATGGAGCCGCCGACGATGTCGCCCGCGCCTGA
- a CDS encoding DUF167 domain-containing protein — translation MARCIDPMITTGTEMDGEGEGRGLGPAVEREGPANVSIFVKVQPKARRAAIEPARDDGHGRLRLQVKVTAAPEDGKANAAVERLVADALGVARNRVRVVQGVTDRLKRIGVEGDGFADAEAIAARARGLAPDRAMPDAE, via the coding sequence ATGGCGCGCTGTATTGATCCGATGATCACCACCGGCACAGAGATGGATGGCGAGGGGGAGGGCCGCGGCCTTGGCCCCGCCGTGGAACGCGAAGGCCCGGCCAATGTGTCGATCTTCGTGAAGGTTCAGCCCAAGGCGCGCCGCGCCGCCATCGAACCCGCCCGCGACGACGGCCATGGCCGCCTGCGCCTGCAGGTGAAGGTGACCGCGGCGCCTGAGGACGGCAAGGCCAATGCCGCCGTGGAGCGGCTGGTGGCCGATGCTCTTGGTGTCGCCCGCAACCGCGTGCGGGTGGTGCAGGGCGTGACCGACCGCCTGAAGCGCATCGGCGTGGAGGGCGACGGCTTTGCCGATGCTGAGGCGATCGCCGCCCGCGCGCGCGGCCTCGCACCCGACAGAGCGATGCCCGACGCAGAGTGA
- the ccmB gene encoding heme exporter protein CcmB — MSDPMAPGPSGATPGLGRTLLAVLRRDLARTAGRSGDVVAVLAFFVVAATLFPLGVGPGPQVLSRIASGVVWASALLAVLLSLDRLFDTDRNDGALEALALAPAPLALVVVAKVVAHWLTTGLPLIVAAPVVAIMLQIDSAVLGTLMLSLAVGTPALSLIGAIGAALTLGARRGAALMPLLLLPLYVPVLIFGVGAVEAAANGLPTGPHLMLLGAGSVLALALAPLAAAAGLRAALD; from the coding sequence ATGAGCGATCCGATGGCGCCCGGACCGTCCGGGGCGACACCGGGTCTGGGGCGGACCCTGCTTGCGGTGCTGCGCCGCGACCTCGCGCGCACCGCCGGCCGGTCGGGCGATGTGGTGGCGGTGCTGGCCTTCTTCGTGGTGGCGGCGACCCTGTTCCCACTGGGGGTGGGGCCGGGGCCGCAGGTTCTGTCGCGGATCGCATCGGGGGTGGTCTGGGCCTCGGCGCTGCTGGCGGTGCTGCTGTCGCTGGACCGGCTGTTCGATACCGACCGCAATGACGGCGCGTTAGAGGCCCTGGCGCTGGCCCCTGCGCCGCTGGCACTGGTGGTGGTGGCGAAGGTGGTGGCTCACTGGCTGACGACCGGCCTGCCGCTGATCGTGGCGGCGCCGGTGGTGGCGATCATGTTGCAGATCGACAGCGCGGTTCTTGGCACGTTGATGCTGTCGCTGGCGGTTGGCACCCCCGCGCTGTCGCTGATCGGCGCGATCGGGGCGGCGCTGACCCTGGGCGCCAGGCGTGGCGCCGCCCTGATGCCATTGCTGCTGTTGCCGCTGTATGTGCCGGTGCTGATCTTCGGCGTCGGCGCGGTGGAGGCGGCGGCAAACGGCCTGCCCACTGGCCCGCATCTGATGCTGCTGGGGGCCGGATCGGTGCTGGCGCTGGCGCTGGCGCCGCTGGCGGCGGCGGCGGGCCTGCGGGCGGCACTGGACTGA
- the folD gene encoding bifunctional methylenetetrahydrofolate dehydrogenase/methenyltetrahydrofolate cyclohydrolase FolD: METAPMPSAQLIDGKAVATDLRAAVAARVGGMYARLGLRPGLAVVLVGEDPASQVYVRNKHKQTEACGMQSFEHRLSADTSEADLLALVARLNADDAVDGILVQLPLPRQIDAQKVIEAIDPAKDVDGFHPINAGRLATGQPALVPCTPLGCLMLLDRTLGADMAGRHAVVIGRSNIVGKPMAQLLLGRDCTVTIAHSRTRDLAETVHGADIVIAAVGRPEMVRGFWIKPGATVIDVGINRLPPAVAGGKDRLVGDVNFEEAKAVAGHITPVPGGVGPMTIACLLSNALQAACARRGIDMATL, translated from the coding sequence ATGGAGACTGCCCCGATGCCTTCCGCACAACTGATCGACGGCAAGGCCGTCGCTACCGATCTGCGCGCCGCCGTGGCCGCGCGCGTGGGTGGCATGTATGCCCGCCTGGGGCTGCGCCCGGGGCTGGCGGTGGTGCTGGTCGGTGAAGACCCGGCCAGCCAGGTCTATGTCCGCAACAAGCACAAGCAGACCGAAGCCTGTGGTATGCAGAGCTTCGAACACCGCCTGTCCGCCGATACCTCTGAAGCCGATCTGCTGGCGCTGGTGGCGCGGTTGAACGCCGATGACGCGGTCGACGGCATCCTGGTGCAATTGCCGCTGCCGCGCCAGATCGATGCCCAGAAGGTGATCGAGGCGATCGATCCGGCCAAGGATGTCGATGGCTTCCACCCGATCAATGCCGGGCGGCTGGCGACCGGGCAGCCGGCGCTGGTGCCCTGCACGCCGCTGGGCTGCCTGATGCTGCTGGACCGCACGCTTGGTGCCGACATGGCAGGGCGTCATGCGGTGGTGATCGGCCGGTCGAACATCGTGGGCAAGCCGATGGCGCAGTTGCTGCTGGGCCGCGACTGCACCGTCACCATCGCCCATTCCCGCACCCGCGATCTGGCCGAGACCGTGCATGGCGCCGATATCGTGATCGCGGCGGTCGGGCGGCCGGAAATGGTGCGCGGCTTCTGGATCAAGCCTGGTGCGACCGTGATCGATGTCGGCATCAACCGGCTGCCGCCGGCGGTGGCGGGCGGCAAGGACCGGCTGGTGGGCGATGTGAATTTCGAAGAGGCCAAGGCGGTTGCCGGGCACATCACCCCGGTGCCGGGTGGCGTGGGCCCGATGACCATCGCCTGCCTGCTGTCGAACGCCCTGCAGGCGGCCTGCGCCCGGCGCGGCATCGACATGGCGACCCTCTGA
- the ccmA gene encoding heme ABC exporter ATP-binding protein CcmA, translating into MTQTPQNDGPDQLVLHDLACFRGDRPIFLHLDGELRAGHALVVTGRNGSGKSTLLRIIAGFVRADAGQILWNGLDRDDHDLPWRERLQYLGHRDGIAGELSAGADLGHWAAIMGVARAGRADRVVAALTALDIPHLADLPVRVLSAGQRRRLALARLLLAHRPLWVLDEPTTALDRSGSALVAGLIGDHLDRGGMVVTATHLPLGLGDRAIGLDIEEAAP; encoded by the coding sequence GTGACCCAAACCCCGCAAAATGACGGCCCTGACCAACTGGTCCTGCACGATCTTGCCTGTTTTCGTGGCGACCGTCCGATCTTCCTGCATCTGGACGGCGAACTGCGCGCCGGCCATGCTCTGGTGGTGACCGGGCGCAATGGCAGCGGCAAATCCACCCTGCTCAGGATCATCGCCGGCTTCGTGCGCGCCGATGCCGGCCAGATCCTGTGGAATGGTCTGGACCGGGACGACCACGACCTGCCCTGGCGCGAGCGGCTGCAGTATCTGGGCCATCGCGACGGCATCGCCGGCGAGTTGTCGGCCGGCGCCGATCTGGGCCATTGGGCGGCGATCATGGGGGTGGCGCGCGCCGGGCGGGCCGATCGGGTGGTCGCGGCGCTGACCGCGCTCGATATCCCGCATCTGGCGGACCTGCCGGTCAGGGTGCTGTCGGCCGGCCAGCGCCGCCGGCTGGCGCTGGCGCGGCTGCTGCTGGCCCATCGCCCGCTCTGGGTGCTGGACGAACCGACGACGGCGCTGGACCGCAGCGGCAGCGCGCTGGTCGCCGGGCTGATCGGTGACCATCTGGACCGGGGCGGCATGGTGGTGACCGCCACCCATCTGCCACTCGGGTTGGGCGATCGGGCGATCGGGCTGGATATCGAGGAGGCGGCGCCATGA
- a CDS encoding LysE family translocator, which produces MILASFLAGIGIGLVVAAPVGPAAVMVIGRSLDRGWRVGFATGMGVVFADLVYACIAVAGMGWMERIHAFERPLQLFAGLLLLTMGLISATGVFSRDRGQITALPNASYQGRNRLVAGLSGCAATFAVTIVNPTAIAAFLALFTTIGRFADDKIPLLGGIAVGGALWWSGLAWGAAHAGRKLAPRWPLRIKRGAGVVLAVIGAGVLLYAGFEYWA; this is translated from the coding sequence ATGATTCTGGCCAGCTTCCTCGCAGGCATCGGCATCGGCCTTGTGGTCGCGGCCCCGGTCGGGCCGGCGGCGGTCATGGTCATCGGACGCAGCCTCGACCGCGGATGGCGGGTCGGCTTCGCCACCGGCATGGGTGTGGTCTTCGCCGATCTGGTCTATGCCTGCATCGCCGTTGCCGGCATGGGCTGGATGGAACGCATCCACGCCTTCGAACGACCCCTGCAACTGTTCGCGGGGCTGCTGCTGCTGACGATGGGGCTGATCAGCGCCACCGGCGTGTTCAGCCGCGATCGCGGCCAGATCACCGCCCTGCCCAATGCCAGCTATCAGGGCCGCAACCGGCTGGTCGCCGGGCTGTCGGGCTGTGCGGCCACCTTCGCCGTCACCATCGTCAATCCCACCGCGATCGCGGCCTTCCTGGCCCTGTTCACCACCATCGGCCGTTTCGCCGACGACAAGATCCCGCTGCTCGGCGGCATCGCCGTCGGCGGCGCGCTGTGGTGGTCGGGGCTCGCCTGGGGGGCGGCCCATGCCGGGCGCAAGCTGGCGCCGCGCTGGCCGCTGCGCATCAAGCGTGGCGCCGGCGTGGTGCTGGCGGTGATCGGCGCAGGCGTGCTGCTTTATGCGGGGTTCGAGTACTGGGCATGA
- the ccmE gene encoding cytochrome c maturation protein CcmE — MSPAPDRSASADLPPRRPVSGTPPRRFTRKRRRMYALGGILALVAVALALVLGAFRDNLLFFYSPSDIIAKQVEPGTRLRVGGLVEAGSVARGPGTNVAFVVTDGAETLTIRYDGLLPDLFREGQGIVAEGRFEPDGTVTAEQVLAKHDETYMPPEVVDAMKRAGTWKGDGAAAGDHQGLMKPADGEAPR; from the coding sequence ATGTCGCCCGCGCCTGACCGGTCCGCCAGCGCCGACCTGCCGCCCCGGCGGCCGGTCTCCGGCACGCCGCCCCGCCGCTTCACCCGCAAGCGCCGGCGCATGTATGCATTGGGCGGCATCCTGGCCCTGGTGGCCGTGGCGCTGGCCCTGGTGCTGGGCGCGTTCCGCGACAATCTGCTGTTCTTCTACAGCCCCAGCGACATCATCGCCAAACAGGTGGAACCCGGTACGCGATTGCGGGTGGGGGGTCTTGTGGAGGCCGGCAGTGTCGCCCGCGGCCCCGGCACCAATGTCGCCTTCGTCGTTACCGATGGCGCGGAAACCCTGACCATCCGCTATGACGGCCTGCTGCCCGACCTGTTCCGCGAGGGGCAGGGCATCGTCGCCGAAGGCCGGTTCGAGCCCGATGGCACGGTCACGGCCGAACAGGTGCTGGCCAAGCATGACGAGACCTATATGCCGCCCGAGGTGGTGGACGCCATGAAGCGCGCCGGCACCTGGAAGGGCGACGGCGCCGCGGCTGGCGATCACCAGGGCCTGATGAAGCCGGCTGATGGCGAGGCACCCCGATGA
- a CDS encoding YggT family protein, whose translation MAPLLQGLLFLFNAAIEIYTWILIASVILSWLVAFNVVNTRNQVVFMIGSVIERMTEPVLRPIRNFLPSLGGLDLSPLVLLLLLNFLKIVVNGWLAPMAYGALY comes from the coding sequence ATGGCGCCGCTTCTCCAAGGCCTGCTCTTTCTGTTCAATGCCGCGATCGAGATCTACACCTGGATTCTGATCGCAAGCGTGATCCTGAGCTGGCTGGTGGCGTTCAACGTCGTCAACACCCGCAATCAGGTGGTCTTCATGATCGGCAGCGTCATCGAACGGATGACCGAGCCGGTTCTGCGGCCGATCCGCAATTTTCTGCCCAGTCTGGGCGGGCTGGACCTGTCGCCGCTGGTGCTGCTGCTGCTGTTGAACTTCCTGAAGATCGTGGTCAATGGCTGGCTGGCGCCGATGGCCTATGGCGCGCTGTATTGA